Proteins from a single region of Bombus vancouverensis nearcticus chromosome 5, iyBomVanc1_principal, whole genome shotgun sequence:
- the Papss gene encoding 3'-phosphoadenosine 5'-phosphosulfate synthase: MSNEIPNKRLMTSCSNVLEQAHHVSRAKRGQAMGSIRGFRGCTVWLTGLSGAGKTSIAFQVEAILIDHGIAAYGLDGDNVRSGLNHNLGFTKEDRKENIRRVAEVAKLFADSGQICLCSFVSPFEEDRQMARQIHKMSDLPFFEVFVDTPLTVCEARDTKGLYKKARQGAIKGFTGIDQMYERPVNPDLVVVTENCTPEESAATVIDLLEKQHIIPVLQKPAMPIRELFIPESRISFAKTEAATLQNLEINEIDVQWLQVLAEGWAAPLTGFMREHQYLQTQHLKCLREGDREINQSVPIVLAIHTKDKERLSGLSSFTLRYKNKALAILRRPEFYYHRKEERCGWQFGTNNLGHPYVKMIHESGDWLVGGDIEVIERIKWHDGLDQYRLTPNEIRTKCKKMKADAVFAFQLRNPVHMGHALLMQDTKKRLLEERGFKNPILLLHPLGGWTKDDDVPLQTRILQHEAVLSEGVLDPNSTLLAIFPSPMMYAGPVEVQWHAKARMNAGANFYIVGRDPAGILHPNKNATPDGNLYDPTHGARVLLLARGLQSLEIIPFKVAAYDKKYKKMSFFDEKRKEDFEFISGTKMRCLAKAGENPPDGFMSPKAWFVLAQYYQNLEK; encoded by the exons ATGTCAAACGAAATCCCAAATAAACGTCTGATGACG AGTTGTAGCAATGTATTGGAGCAAGCACATCATGTATCAAGAGCAAAACGTGGACAAGCAATGGGAAGTATAAGAGGTTTTCGAGGCTGTACAGTTTGGTTAACAGGCCTTTCTGGTGCTGGGAAAACTTCAATAGCTTTTCAAGTTGAGGCAATTTTAATTGATCACGGAATTGCTGCTTATGGACTTGATGGAGATAACGTAAGGAGTGGTTTAAACCACAATCTTGGCTTTACCAAGGAAGATAGAAAAGAAAACATAAGGAGGGTTGCAGAAGTAGCTAAATTATTTGCTGATAGTGGACAAATTTGTTTATGTAGTTTTGTATCACCATTTGAAGAGGATAGACAAATGGCAAGACAAATTCATAAAATGTCTGATCTTCCATTTTTTGAAGTTTTTGTTGATACACCTCTTACTGTATGTGAAGCAAGGGATACCAAAGGATTATATAAAAAGGCACGTCAAGGAGCGATCAAAGGCTTTACTGGAATAGACCAAATGTATGAAAGACCAGTAAATCCTGATTTAGTGGTAGTCACTGAAAACTGTACTCCAGAGGAATCAGCTGCAACTGTTATTGATCTTCTGGAGAAACAGCATATTATACCTGTACTTCAAAAACCTGCAATGCCAATACGGGAGTTATTCATTCCAGAATCACGAATATCTTTTGCCAAAACAGAAGCTGCTACGCTTCAGAACttagaaattaatgaaattgatGTACAATGGCTCCAGGTTTTAGCAGAAGGTTGGGCTGCACCTCTTACCGGTTTCATGAGAGAACACCAATATCTCCAG acTCAACATCTAAAATGCCTCCGTGAAGGTGACAGAGAAATTAATCAATCTGTTCCAATAGTCCTTGCAATACATACAAAAGATAAAGAACGTTTGAGTGGACTTTCGTCTTTTACATTGAGATACAAAAACAAAGCTCTAGCAATATTACGTAGGCCTGAATTTTATTATcacagaaaagaagaaagatgtgGTTGGCAATTTGGTACTAACAATTTAGGCCACCCATATGTAAAGATGATTCATGAATCTGGAGATTGGTTAGTAGGTGGTGATATAGAAGTTATTGAGAGAATTAAATGGCATGATGGTTTGGATCAATACAGACTTACACCAAATGAAATTAGAACAAAATGCAAAAAGATGAAGGCTGACGCTGTCTTTGCATTCCAGCTTCGAAATCCTGTACATATGGGTCATGCATTATTAATGCAA GACACTAAAAAACGTTTATTAGAAGAAAGAGGATTTAAAAATCCTATTTTATTGTTACATCCTCTAGGTGGTTGGACGAAGGATGATGATGTACCACTACAGACAAGGATTCTGCAACATGAAGCTGTACTTAGTGAAGGGGTTTTAGATCCTAATTCAACATTATTAGCAATTTTTCCAAGCCCTATGATGTATGCTGGACCAGTTGAG GTACAATGGCATGCAAAGGCAAGAATGAACGCTGGTGCTAACTTTTATATCGTTGGAAGAGATCCTGCTGGCATATTACATCCTAACAAAAATGCAACACCTGATGGGAATCTTTATGATCCTACTCATGGAGCCCGAGTTCTCTTACTAGCTCGAGGCTTACAATCGCTAGAAATCATACCGTTTAAAGTTGCAGCatatgataaaaaatataaaaaaatgtccTTCTTTGAtgagaaacgaaaagaagatTTTGAATTTATATCAGGGACGAAAATGCgtt gTTTAGCAAAAGCAGGTGAAAATCCACCTGATGGTTTTATGTCACCTAAAGCATGGTTTGTTCTTGCACAATATTATCAAAACCTAGAAAAGTAA
- the LOC117159717 gene encoding guided entry of tail-anchored proteins factor 1 — protein MNLLIISTVSCLLEHIFPSLIKYITSRLYTVNKHDIELRNDLINLKQEMIGISIVDEFSKYAKLQRKYNKLESTLKEKANERLSSRMKVQISVTYGFRILNGLLMLILLCLYRNKPVIILPKGMLWPIQSLLSWPCYHEDSISLLMWLIIARLVVATYKRNDIT, from the exons atgaatttaCTTATAATATCAACTGTAAGTTGCCTTTTAGAACATATTTTCCcatctttaataaaatat ATTACATCTCGTTTATATACAGTAAACAAACATGATATAGAATTACgaaatgatttaattaatttgaagCAAGAAATGATTGGGATATCTATAGTAgatgaattttcaaaatatgcaaaacttcagcgtaaatataataaattagaaagtacattaaaagaaaaag CAAATGAAAGACTGTCTTCCAGAATGAAGGTACAAATATCTGTAACATATGGTTTTCGTATATTAAAC GGTTTATTAATGTTGATTCTGCTGTGTCTATACAGAAATAAACCTGTAATAATTTTGCCAAAAGGCATGCTATGGCCAATACAAAGTTTATTAAGCTGGCCTTGTTATCATGAAGATTCAATTTCTTTGCTTATGTGGTTAATAATTGCAAGATTAGTTGTAGCTACCTATAAAAGAaatgatataacataa
- the LOC117159668 gene encoding uncharacterized protein LOC117159668, with product MNRSKMQHTEVKNKDHNYSEVKLHSIQHTASNILNVCDSDVKTTCKSNKTGLVSNKEIFGQIKDINELKKITPRVKLLTHDANSLNELTKISLHNKISAQKKLSISEQAKQELKKYCRTCAGLKLPLVDIFSEKGNQMRLSQQIKHLEEINPYDSLSTQMCMDCICDLKMSYKFFMQIKKAEVKLRSIHITLTDTATKNAELNKMQPVESFEKQMENAVECNTKNPSTSKEYTSVPKISTIFSLKDNEDIVKDKKLCTDYKESESKVEPGIFEDTTVLQNSDDNESIEEFDPDDPPFQPDSSDVAESDDEVEIPSAKRRHIQQKENTKQCSQSTIVSDNNPISDNKSTEINQTTYNYECMRTYIKVGDTECNNQSTEPRSVNNSESTKECSKQPNILKRRLLLQSKKESTEETDENIYQTNISDKSHKDLKVQKLDVNNSLNLNSNQEDGIMYVTVKGSKPNEILLVKVKKMDKPLEKKEDKSTGKKNFDIKPMDKILKRYETLVTKEKDLFPERTKKLEIREQIIEEQIEEYKKKREKVLGGHANIVAPPKFEESRYFKRNESQDNQRSFTHIENDSAVNIQFNKDDSEFNATITIEDDAMEIAESAKEKSTNEKAYVNTEEYLSHLAKLKLKWEEAKKKKEYLQKELDESYTEGNIEKLARILGEKKKNLQDFQDYLKQRKIVITRLKDEDIISLYEDRNNAVLKNNLPDLIDESQPADYIPEEHYLECDYCPETFASKEVLEEHLRSHDYKIMHFCEDCMEEFPTNKAKRNHNVICIKKLLCKYCDMMLDSKGKKRQHEQKHCDSMYGQLCDVCGEKFKHQGTLDQHVKTQHMNWEKIYQCTKCPKKFAFKQKLSFHLKSVHTTLRAYLCEDCGADFKNPASLRHHRIRKHQPVSNKRECPVCHKLVPFYSLSKHMHTHKAYTIQCPHCDKMFKNSSTLKQHVRIHEDQRQYRCDTCGVGFNRRDGLRLHMRVHEKTDSRGLKECSCQVCGEKFPNHSTLVIHRNRVHKDGRQYTCHICNRSMISTRSLEWHMSHIHNETLPGVKEGIDGAPEKRRASCYRCSKTFKTEMILRTHIKNTHMEKDPMKCLDCELTFISEVRLRHHMMVTHNRLEGTIPCPHCPKRFVNQIRLKTHLVSHSEDRPHTCEICGFKLKTKIQLVKHQQNRHSDERPLQCRYCPWRCKQVSALVCHERTHTNERPYSCSVCRQRFKYLGDKNKHERRHESLGGSGFKRIILSRNSKPKLLEDSSCSEHESLNNIKCQVPESEYHEQTDQQFEEEQIVKFEEEQIVKFEEEQIKFEEQEITEEYEQVYEQEYEETSREASDAAEVIMNMEDTTVYTEEVTADNIEPTEIMADEIMTNEILQSGAVVHLQQEDDSGKIQVIPVMLSLPDLSDANTEVNLATASIMYNN from the exons ATGAATAGGTCAAAGATGCAGCACACTGAAGTTAAAAACAAGGATCATAATTATAGTGAAGTAAAATTACATAGTATTCAGCATACTGCTAGTAATATCCTAAATGTATGTGACAGTGATGTTAAAACAACATGTAAATCAAACAAAACTGGATTAGTATCgaataaagaaatattcggtcagattaaagatattaatgaattaaaaaaaattacaccACGTGTAAAATTGTTGACTCATGATGCAAATAGTTTAAATGAATTAACTAAAATTTCTTTGCACAATAAAATATCTGCGCAAAAGAAACTATCAATATCAGAACAAGCAAAACAGGAATTAAAAaagtattgtaggacttgtgccGGTTTGAAACTTCCATTAGTTGATATTTTTAGTGAAAAAGGTAATCAAATGAGATTAAGTCAACAAATTAAGCATTTAGAAGAAATAAATCCATATGATAGTTTATCAACTCAAATGTGTATGGATTGTATCTGTGACTTAAAAATGAGTTATAAgttttttatgcaaattaaaaAAGCAGAAGTTAAATTAAGATCTATTCACATTACTCTCACAGATACAGCGACAAAAAATgcagaattaaataaaatgcaGCCTGTAGAAAGTTTCGAAAAACAGATGGAAAATGCTGTTGAGTGTAATACAAAAAATCCATCTACAAGTAAAGAATATACTTCCGTACCAAAAAtatctacaattttttcattaaaaGATAATGAAGATATTGTAAAAGATAAGAAGCTTTGTACAGATTATAAAGAATCAGAAAGTAAGGTTGAACCTGGAATTTTTGAAGACACCACTGTCTTACAAAATAGTGATGATAATGAATCAATAGAAGAATTTGATCCAGATGATCCTCCTTTTCAACCTGATAGTTCTGATGTTGCAGAATCTGATGATGAAGTAGAAATACCAAGTGCAAAAAGACGACATATTCAACagaaagaaaatacaaaacaatGTTCACAATCAACTATTGTTTCTGATAATAATCCAATTTCAGATAATAAAAGTACTGAAATTAACCAAACAACGTATAATTATGAATGTATGAGAACATACATTAAAGTAGGGGACACAGAATGTAATAATCAGTCTACTGAACCACGCAGCGTCAATAATTCTGAAAGTACAAAAGAATGTTCAAAACAACCAAACATATTAAAACGCAGGTTATTATTACAGTCTAAAAAAGAATCTACAGAAGAAACTGATGAAAATATTTACCAGACAAATATTTCTGATAAAAGTCATAAAGACTTAAAAGTACAAAAACTCGATGTAAACAATTCTTTGAACCTTAACAGTAATCAAGAAGATGGCATCATGTATGTTACTGTGAAAGGATCTAAACCGAATGAAATATTGTTAGTAAAAGTTAAGAAAATGGATAAAccattagagaaaaaagaagataaatctACAGGGAAAAAGAATTTTGATATTAAACCAATGGATAAGATTTTAAAACGATATGAAACATTagttacaaaagaaaaagatttatttCCAGAACGAAcaaaaaagttagaaataagAGAGCAGATTATAGAAGAACAAATAGAAGAATACAAGAAAAAGCGAGAAAAAGTATTAGGTGGACATGCCAATATTGTTGCACCTCCAAAATTTGAGGAATCTCGTTATTTTAAGCGTAATGAAAGTCAAGATAATCAAAGATCTTTTACACATATAGAAAATGATTCTGCTGTAAACATACAGTTTAATAAAGATGATAGTGAATTTAATGCAACTATTACAATTGAAGATGATGCTATGGAAATTGCAGAATCAGCCAAAGAAAAGTCAACAAATGAAAAAGCGTATGTAAATACTGAAGAATATTTATCACATTTAGCAAAGCTTAAATTGAAATGGGAAGaagcaaaaaagaagaaagaatatcTTCAAAAAGAACTTGATGAATCTTATACAGaaggaaatattgaaaagtTAGCAAGAATTTTaggggaaaaaaaaaaaaatttgcaaGACTTTCAAGATTATTTAAAACaacgtaaaattgtaattacaaGATTAAAAGATGAGGATATTATTTCTCTTTATGAAGACAGAAATAATGCAGTCCTTAAAAACAACTTACCTGACTTAATAGATGAAAGTCAACCAGCAGATTATATTCCAGAAGAACATTATTTAGAATGTGATTATTGTCCAGAAACATTTGCTTCTAAAGAAGTTCTTGAAGAACATTTGAGATCACATGACTATAAAATTATGCATTTTTGTGAAGATTGCATGGAAGAATTTCCAACAAATAAAGCAAAACGAAATCATAATGtgatttgtataaaaaaattaCTATGTAAATATTGTGACATGATGTTAGATTCAAAAGGAAAAAAGCGTCAGCATGAACAAAAACATTGTGATAGTATGTATGGACAATTATGTGATGTATGTGGTGAAAAGTTTAAACATCAAGGAACATTGGATCAACATGTCAAAACACAACACATGAATTGGGAGAAAATATATCAATGTACAAAGTGTCCTAAAAAGTTTGCATTCAAACAAAAACTTAGCTTTCATTTGAAATCTGTACACACAACTTTAAGAGCCTATTTGTGTGAGGACTGTGGAGCTGATTTTAAAAATCCTGCAAGTCTTAGACATCATAGAATACGTAAACATCAACCTGTAAGTAATAAGAGAGAATGCCCAGTTTGCCATAAATTAGTACCGTTTTATAGCCTTTCTAAACACATGCATACTCATAAAGCATATACTATTCAGTGTCCACACTGTgacaaaatgtttaaaaatagtTCAACTTTAAAGCAACATGTAAGAATTCATGAAGATCAACGTCAATATCGATGTGATACTTGTGGTGTTGGATTTAATAGAAGAGATGGTTTAAGGTTACACATGAGAGTACATGAGAAGACCGATAGTAGGGGATTAAAAGAATGTTCATGTCAAGTATGTGGTGAAAAGTTTCCAAATCATTCAACACTTGTTATACATAGGAACCGAGTTCATAAGGATGGTAGACAATACACTTGTCATATATGTAATAGATCAATGATTTCAACTAGATCATTAGAGTGGCATATGTCTCATATACACAATGAAACACTTCCTGGTGTAAAGGAAGGAATAGATGGGGCACCAGAAAAAAGAAGGGCATCATGTTATCGTTGTAGTAAGACATTCAAAACAGAAATGATTTTGAGAACGCATATTAAAAACACACATATGGAGAAAGATCCTATGAAATGTTTAGATTGTGAATTAACATTTATTTCCGAAGTGAGGTTAAGACATCATATGATGGTCACACATAACAGATTAGAAGGAACTATACCGTGCCCACATTGTCCAAAGAGATTTGTGAATCAAATCAGATTAAAAACTCATTTGGTATCTCATTCTGAAGATAGGCCACACACTTGTGAAATCTGTGGGTTTAAATTGAAAACTAAGATACAGTTGGTTAAACATCAACAAAATAGGCACAGCGATGAAAGACCTTTACAGTGTAGATATTGTCCTTGGAGATGTAAACAAGTTAGTGCACTTGTATGTCATGAAAGAACTCATACAAATGAACGACCATATTCTTGCAGTGTATGTAGGCaacgttttaaatatttaggtGATAAAAATAAACATGAAAGACGACATGAAAGCTTAGGAGGATCTGGATTTAAAAGGATAATACTTAGTCGAAATAGTAAACCTAAACTATTAGAAGATTCTTCTTGTTCTGAACACGAaagtttaaataatataaagtgTCAAGTTCCTGAAAGTGAATATCACGAACAGACAGATCAACAATTTGAAGAAGAACAAATAGTTAAGTTTGAAGAAGAACAAATAGTTAAATTTGAAGAAGAACAGATTAAATTTGAAGAACAAGAAATAACAGAAGAATATGAACAAGTATATGAACAG GAATATGAAGAGACATCCAGAGAAGCTTCTGATGCAGCAGAAGTTATAATGAATATGGAAGACACAACAGTTTACACAGAAGAAGTAACTGCGGATAACATTGAACCTACAGAAATTATGGCAGATGAAATAATGacaaatgaaatattacaaTCAGGTGCTGTAGTTCACTTGCAACAAGAAGATGATTCAGGGAAAATACAAGTGATTCCAGTGATGTTATCTTTACCTGATTTATCCGATGCAAATACAGAGGTCAATTTAGCTACTGCATCcattatgtataataattaa
- the LOC117159724 gene encoding nuclear nucleic acid-binding protein C1D, with protein sequence MDADFEELSHDIDLIAKVKQYRDATTKIQDTIKYATNPAVYEKLSDTDKIQYNLLMSYCLNSVFWMYLRAEGIDPAKHQIKSENDRLKRSMTRAKQINDKNTFMPRVNKDAAQRFVRNGLWEIKNKKK encoded by the exons ATGGATGCAGATTTTGAAGAACTATCGCATGACATAGATCTTATTGCAAAAGTTAAACAATACCGTGATGCAACGACGAAAATTCAAGATACAATTAAATATGCTACAAATCCAGCAGTATATGAAAAACTTTCTGATACAGATAAAATACAGTATAATCTATTGATGTCTTACTGCCTAAATAGTGTGTTTTGGATGTATTTGCGTGCAGAAG GAATTGACCCAGCAAAGCATCAAATAAAGTCAGAAAATGACCGTTTAAAGAGGTCTATGACACGTGCAAAACAAATTAATGACAAGAACACATTTATGCCTCGTGTAAACAAGGATGCAGCACAAAGATTTGTTAGGAATGGGTTGTgggaaataaagaataaaaaaaaatga
- the LOC117159702 gene encoding coiled-coil domain-containing protein 6, translating into MADRDSASESDSSSIDGGPIMMPPSPVTREQLQKRIESLQQHNRVLKVELETYKLRVKALQEENRGLRQASVIIQAKAEQEEEFISNTLLKKIQALKKEKETLAHHYEQEEECLTNDLSRKLNQLRQEKCRLEQTLEQEQECLVNKLMRKIEKLEAETLAKQSNLEQLRREKVELENTLEQEQEALVNKLWKRMDKLEAEKRMLQIKLDQPVSDPASPREINNGDTATSLSAHIQTLRSEVARLRHTLFISQQEHTEKMQRYVNEEKQIREENLRLQRKLQLEVERREALCRHLSESESSLEMEEERHYNEIVMSGGNIRNRTVSSPVPYNPSPSSSRPLSPGSSTREGFNTNRCYACGQPTTIPFASSSPPSTGHIVTSSNRRTSDRFIKPAIPPTIVSPSGPPIAANTATNATSGSPMDITKT; encoded by the exons ATGGCTGACCGTGATAGCGCATCTGAAAGCGACTCAAGCTCGATCGACGGAGGTCCGATAATGATGCCACCGTCTCCTGTAACTAGAGAACAACTTCAAAAAAGGATTGAGTCGTTACAACAGCATAATCGTGTTCTTAAAGTCGAGCTAGAAACATATAAATTAAGAGTAAAAGCGTTACAAGAAGAGAATCGTGGTCTTCGGCAAGCCTCTGTCATTATA CAAGCTAAAGCTGAGCAGGAGGAGGAATTtataagtaatacgttattaaaaaaaatccaAGCActtaagaaagagaaagaaacattGGCGCATCATTATGAACAAGAAGAAGAATGTTTAACTAATGATTTGTCAAGAAAATTGAATCAATTGCGCCAAGAAAAATGTCGATTAGAACAAACTTTAGAACAAGAACAAGAATGTCTTGTGAACAAATTAATGAGGAAAATAGAAAAACTTGAAGCTGAGACACTTGCGAAACAAAGTAATCTAGAGCAGTTGCGTAGAGAAAAAGTAGAACTGGAAAACACACTTGAACAGGAGCAAGAAGCATTAGTAAATAAATTATGGAAAAGAATGGATAAATTGGAAGCAGAGAAGCGAATGCTGCAAATAAAATTAGATCAACCTGTATCAGATCCTGCTTCACCAAGAGAAATCAATAATGGTGATACTGCTACTAGTTTAAGTGCACATATTCAAACTCTAAGGAGTGAAGTAGCCAGACTAAGACATACTTTGTTCATCTCACAACAAGAAC ATACAGAGAAGATGCAACGATATGTAAACGAAGAGAAACAAATTCGTGAAGAAAATTTAAGACTTCAAAGAAAATTACAGCTGGAAGTAGAACGTCGCGAAGCTTTATGTAGACATCTTTCCGAGTCAGAGTCCAG TTTGGAAATGGAAGAAGAACGGCACTACAATGAAATTGTGATGTCTGGTGGAAATATAAGAAATCGTACTGTTTCTAGCCCAGTGCCGTACAATCCTTCACCTAGTTCCTCTAGACCACTAAGTCCAG GTTCATCAACCAGAGAGGGATTCAACACAAATCGATGTTATGCTTGTGGTCAACCTACTACAATTCCATTTGCAAGTTCATCACCACCTTCCACT GGTCACATTGTAACATCATCCAATAGACGCACATCAGATAGATTTATTAAACCTGCAATTCCACCAACTATTGTAAGTCCAAGTGGTCCGCCAATTGCCGCTAACACAGCTACAAACGCAACTAGCGGGTCACCAATGGATATTACTAAAACATAA